Proteins found in one Maridesulfovibrio sp. genomic segment:
- a CDS encoding response regulator, translating to MSDLFIFSGLFCQADAIIKRLLDDIDFRLVTDSDLVADAAALGGMSESAVAKAFSHKTSIFNKFSREKERAVSWLRLALARKLAEEHPLLVSGMVTQLLSQEISHVLKVCIIDDLPKRLEIARNESGLSANLAGKEILHTDEDRTVWVREVTGSNDPWSASLYDMVIPAGKTGVDESVALITEQLRNAAVEVTDASKQAVQNFILAARVETELVSTGHNVSVTAENGKVNLAINKKVLMIERLEKELREITEPIEGVKEVEVTVGKEFYEADIYRRVDFELPSRVLLVDDEREFVKTLSERLLLRDLGSAVVFDGESALSVVEDDEPEVMILDLKMPGIDGIEVLRRVKSTSPKMEIIILTGHGSDEDRKTCMELGAFAYLNKPVDIDVLSNTLKEAYAKVRNS from the coding sequence ATGTCTGATCTGTTTATCTTCAGTGGCCTGTTTTGTCAGGCGGATGCAATTATTAAACGTCTGCTTGATGATATCGATTTCAGGCTGGTCACAGACAGTGACCTCGTTGCTGATGCGGCTGCCCTCGGAGGGATGAGTGAAAGTGCTGTTGCCAAGGCTTTCTCCCATAAAACTTCTATTTTCAATAAATTCAGTCGTGAAAAAGAACGTGCGGTATCATGGCTCCGGTTGGCTCTTGCCCGTAAACTGGCAGAAGAACACCCCCTGCTGGTTTCCGGTATGGTGACGCAACTGCTTTCACAGGAAATAAGCCATGTTCTCAAAGTGTGCATTATCGATGACCTTCCGAAGAGGTTGGAAATCGCACGCAATGAGTCGGGGCTTTCCGCAAACTTGGCTGGAAAGGAAATCCTCCATACTGACGAGGACCGCACTGTATGGGTTCGTGAGGTGACTGGCAGCAATGATCCATGGTCTGCGTCCCTCTACGATATGGTTATCCCAGCCGGCAAAACCGGCGTGGACGAATCCGTAGCGCTGATCACCGAGCAACTGCGTAACGCAGCAGTTGAAGTTACCGATGCTTCAAAGCAGGCCGTGCAGAATTTTATTCTTGCCGCCAGAGTTGAAACTGAGCTTGTTTCCACCGGGCATAATGTTTCCGTAACAGCTGAAAACGGCAAGGTTAATCTTGCCATCAATAAAAAAGTGCTCATGATTGAACGCCTTGAGAAGGAACTGCGTGAAATCACCGAACCCATTGAAGGGGTTAAGGAAGTGGAAGTGACTGTAGGCAAGGAATTCTACGAGGCCGATATCTATCGCCGCGTGGATTTCGAGCTTCCTTCCCGCGTGCTGCTGGTTGATGATGAACGCGAATTCGTCAAGACACTGTCTGAACGGCTTCTCCTGCGCGATCTCGGATCTGCTGTTGTTTTCGATGGTGAGTCCGCTTTGAGCGTAGTCGAGGATGATGAACCTGAAGTAATGATTCTTGACCTCAAAATGCCCGGCATTGATGGTATTGAGGTGCTGCGCAGAGTCAAGTCCACTTCTCCTAAAATGGAAATCATAATCCTTACCGGTCACGGTTCAGATGAAGACCGCAAGACCTGCATGGAGCTTGGCGCGTTCGCTTACCTGAATAAGCCTGTGGATATTGATGTGCTCAGCAACACCCTTAAAGAGGCTTACGCCAAGGTGCGTAACTCTTAA
- a CDS encoding SulP family inorganic anion transporter, protein MLTRIFPFLGWFKKYSGGAFRADIISGLTVALVLIPQSMAYAQLAGMPAYYGLYASLLPPMVAALFGSSRQLATGPVAVVSLMTAASLEPLATAGSEGYIAYALLLALLVGAFQFLLGVLRLGLVVNFLSHPVVNGFTNAAAIIIASSQLSKMFGVYVDKAELHFETIMRVIKGAIHYTHLPTLGMGVLAFAIMVGLKRINPKIPNVLCAVVITTLLSWATGFNHDARVEISAIQDAGVQTLIKDFNKSVAGIEALAVKRTEISALEDKAKAEKNQIDYYDAEHDLSVVNYQVNLLKHKSHEQRAALRNLLFSGVEQADGSTAFYVEDKVPAGLTTDGRTWRIKVGNKELNPGSLKMMGGGAVVGDIPSGFPALAVPELDLKVIFKLLPFAVIISLLGFMEAISIAKAMAAKTGQRLDPNQELIGQGLANMIGACGSAYPASGSFSRSAVNLQAGAVTGLSSVFTSAIVAVTLMFFTPLLYHLPQAVLAAVIMMAVIGLINASGFIHAWKAQRYDGAISIISFVATLAFAPHLDKGIMIGVALSLGVFLYKSMRPRVVALSKAKDEVLRDASAHGLRECDHIAVVRFGGPLFFANASFLEDQITDRLLNMPNLRHIILVCSGMNDIDASGEEALSLIVDTVRSGGRDISLSGVNESVMDVLERTHLLEKIGKDHVFVDTDTALCSTHAQAHHDGTESDCPLTTYCRISGNA, encoded by the coding sequence ATGCTTACTAGAATTTTTCCTTTTCTGGGCTGGTTCAAAAAGTACAGCGGCGGCGCTTTCAGGGCGGATATAATTTCCGGCCTGACCGTTGCTCTTGTTCTTATTCCCCAGTCCATGGCGTATGCGCAGCTGGCGGGCATGCCTGCCTACTATGGGCTTTACGCCTCGTTGCTTCCGCCCATGGTGGCAGCCTTGTTCGGTTCCAGTCGGCAGTTGGCAACCGGACCGGTTGCTGTTGTCTCTCTTATGACAGCAGCATCACTGGAGCCTCTGGCCACAGCCGGCAGCGAAGGTTATATTGCCTACGCATTACTGCTGGCTCTGTTGGTAGGTGCTTTCCAGTTCCTGCTCGGCGTATTGCGCCTTGGCTTGGTGGTTAACTTCCTGTCTCATCCTGTCGTTAACGGATTTACCAATGCCGCGGCAATTATCATCGCTTCCTCACAGCTTTCGAAGATGTTCGGCGTCTATGTGGATAAAGCCGAATTGCATTTTGAAACAATCATGAGGGTTATCAAGGGGGCCATTCATTATACCCACTTACCGACACTTGGTATGGGGGTTTTGGCTTTTGCGATTATGGTGGGGCTTAAGCGGATAAATCCGAAGATCCCCAATGTGCTCTGTGCGGTTGTCATTACCACGCTGCTCTCATGGGCTACCGGTTTTAACCATGATGCCAGAGTCGAGATTTCCGCAATTCAGGATGCCGGGGTTCAGACCTTGATCAAGGATTTTAATAAGTCTGTTGCAGGCATTGAAGCCTTAGCGGTCAAGCGTACTGAAATTTCAGCTCTCGAAGACAAAGCCAAAGCTGAAAAGAATCAGATCGATTATTATGATGCGGAGCACGATCTTTCCGTGGTCAATTATCAGGTAAACCTGCTTAAGCATAAATCACATGAACAGCGTGCAGCATTGCGTAATCTTCTGTTTTCCGGGGTAGAACAGGCGGACGGAAGTACTGCCTTTTACGTGGAAGATAAAGTGCCTGCCGGGCTGACCACCGACGGACGTACCTGGCGTATCAAAGTAGGTAACAAAGAACTTAACCCCGGCTCCCTTAAAATGATGGGCGGCGGTGCGGTTGTCGGGGATATTCCTTCGGGATTTCCGGCTTTGGCTGTACCTGAGTTAGATCTGAAAGTAATTTTCAAACTGTTGCCTTTTGCGGTGATTATTTCACTGCTCGGTTTTATGGAGGCTATCTCCATCGCAAAGGCCATGGCTGCGAAAACCGGTCAGAGACTTGATCCCAACCAGGAACTAATCGGTCAGGGACTTGCCAACATGATTGGTGCATGCGGTTCCGCCTATCCTGCTTCCGGTTCTTTTTCCCGCTCTGCGGTTAACCTGCAGGCCGGCGCCGTGACCGGTCTTTCAAGTGTATTCACTTCTGCTATCGTAGCTGTAACCCTGATGTTCTTCACACCGCTGCTTTACCATCTGCCGCAGGCAGTTCTGGCGGCTGTTATCATGATGGCTGTAATCGGGCTTATCAACGCATCCGGTTTCATCCATGCCTGGAAGGCCCAGAGATACGATGGTGCCATTTCAATTATATCATTTGTTGCGACTCTGGCCTTTGCTCCGCACCTTGACAAGGGTATAATGATCGGTGTGGCCCTCTCACTTGGTGTGTTTCTGTACAAAAGCATGCGCCCCCGCGTTGTTGCATTGTCCAAGGCTAAGGATGAAGTCCTGCGTGATGCCAGTGCCCACGGCCTGCGTGAATGCGATCACATTGCGGTTGTGCGTTTCGGCGGTCCTTTGTTTTTCGCCAATGCGAGCTTTCTTGAAGATCAGATTACCGACAGACTGCTGAATATGCCCAATTTGAGGCACATTATCCTTGTATGTAGCGGCATGAACGATATTGACGCATCGGGCGAGGAAGCCTTGTCCCTTATTGTTGATACTGTCAGAAGCGGAGGACGGGATATATCCCTCTCAGGAGTCAACGAAAGTGTTATGGATGTTCTCGAGCGTACTCATTTGCTTGAGAAGATCGGTAAGGATCATGTGTTTGTCGATACCGATACTGCTTTGTGCAGTACTCATGCACAGGCTCATCATGACGGCACCGAGTCTGATTGTCCGCTCACAACTTACTGCCGTATCAGCGGTAACGCTTAG
- a CDS encoding TetR/AcrR family transcriptional regulator, whose product MTKMSKKKAAILEAATILFANKGFTDTSMQELSKMTGAAEGTIFYHFKNKEHLLLKILEASKYRILEEFEAHMDHHAPGSGLEMMEEVVAFYLLLAGRMEYQFLLLHRHFLYQFAESRPEFREHLEAIYNCLVILFEQAIQKGLEDGSISDVIPRKSALIIFTMVDGLVRFKNFNLYDAGALYNELIRSVRRMLKSN is encoded by the coding sequence ATGACTAAGATGTCCAAAAAGAAGGCGGCAATACTGGAGGCTGCCACCATTCTTTTCGCCAATAAGGGATTTACCGACACTTCCATGCAGGAATTGTCCAAGATGACCGGAGCGGCGGAAGGAACTATTTTTTATCATTTCAAGAACAAGGAACACCTTCTGTTGAAGATCCTTGAAGCCAGCAAGTACAGGATACTTGAAGAGTTTGAGGCCCACATGGATCACCATGCTCCCGGGTCAGGTCTTGAAATGATGGAAGAGGTGGTTGCGTTTTACCTTCTTCTTGCAGGACGTATGGAGTATCAGTTTCTTCTTTTGCACCGACACTTTTTGTATCAGTTCGCCGAAAGCCGACCTGAATTCCGGGAACATCTTGAAGCCATTTATAATTGTCTGGTCATTCTTTTTGAACAGGCTATCCAAAAGGGGTTGGAAGATGGTTCCATTTCCGATGTTATCCCCAGAAAGAGTGCACTCATTATTTTCACGATGGTAGATGGTTTAGTGAGATTCAAAAATTTTAATCTCTACGATGCGGGGGCCCTGTACAATGAATTGATCAGGTCTGTCCGCAGGATGTTGAAATCTAATTAG
- a CDS encoding aminotransferase class V-fold PLP-dependent enzyme — translation MIGDDFAELQLFITGPILLREEVRKAGLLPEFGHRDSENPKRFGSIMNNLKAIAGNPEGYTPIIFNGSGTNVLEASVRSLVADSEKVLNVSVGAFGDLFHQMAVLNGKNAVQLKFPYGSAINLEELEVALKEHKPDLVTFTHNETSTGVVNDVVAVCEMIHAHGAEAIIDGVSIFGGAPAMINECKPLMYCTSTQKSLGLPAGFGIGFVSEKALAKAESVTNRGYTTDIIAQFGKAKINQTLTTPNGTLANQMCVQLDYIVNEESVEGRFKRHEEMRSIAHKWVETMEGYELFAQEGFRSPSLTTFKTPAHMSIEKLKEVKELMRGHGYLFDPGYGKINKELAEQGESPIFRVGHMADIMPDMLRKYLEVLGGVLNDFK, via the coding sequence ATGATCGGTGACGATTTTGCAGAACTTCAGCTTTTTATTACCGGGCCCATCCTTCTGCGTGAGGAAGTGCGTAAAGCCGGGCTGCTTCCTGAGTTCGGACACAGGGATTCCGAGAATCCCAAGCGGTTCGGATCGATAATGAACAATCTGAAAGCCATTGCCGGGAATCCTGAAGGGTACACCCCGATTATATTTAATGGTTCAGGTACCAATGTTCTTGAGGCTTCGGTCCGTTCCCTTGTTGCGGATTCCGAGAAGGTCCTTAACGTTTCAGTCGGCGCCTTCGGAGATCTGTTTCACCAGATGGCAGTGCTTAACGGGAAGAATGCCGTACAGCTAAAGTTCCCCTACGGCAGCGCCATCAATCTGGAAGAATTAGAAGTTGCGCTTAAGGAGCATAAGCCGGATCTGGTGACTTTTACCCACAACGAAACATCCACGGGAGTGGTCAATGATGTTGTTGCGGTTTGCGAAATGATCCATGCTCACGGTGCTGAGGCGATCATCGATGGAGTCTCCATTTTTGGTGGTGCTCCGGCGATGATAAATGAGTGTAAGCCTTTAATGTATTGCACATCCACCCAGAAATCGCTGGGGCTTCCTGCAGGTTTCGGCATCGGTTTTGTGAGTGAGAAGGCTTTGGCAAAGGCTGAGTCTGTTACTAATCGCGGTTACACTACCGATATAATAGCACAGTTTGGCAAAGCTAAGATCAACCAGACACTGACCACACCCAACGGCACCCTCGCCAACCAGATGTGTGTTCAGTTGGATTATATAGTTAATGAAGAGAGCGTAGAAGGACGCTTCAAGCGCCATGAGGAAATGCGGTCCATTGCCCATAAGTGGGTGGAAACCATGGAAGGCTATGAACTTTTTGCGCAGGAAGGATTTCGTTCTCCCAGTCTCACTACCTTCAAGACTCCTGCTCATATGAGCATTGAGAAGCTGAAGGAAGTTAAGGAGCTCATGCGCGGGCATGGTTATCTTTTTGATCCCGGCTACGGGAAGATCAATAAGGAACTTGCAGAGCAAGGTGAATCTCCGATTTTCCGGGTTGGACACATGGCTGACATAATGCCGGATATGTTGAGGAAATATCTTGAGGTGCTCGGTGGAGTGCTGAACGATTTCAAATAA